The Chloroflexota bacterium region GAACGTTGCGCGCCCAACCCAGCCCGCCTGACGAAACTCGCCGAAATCCACGACCTCGGTTTTGAGCGCGTACTGACTGAGCGCGACATTCTGCTCGACTTGCATGATGAGATCGTCCTCGAACGCGGGTTGCGCGTACGCGTTCCACGCGCGCAACCACCCACCCCATAGTTGCGCCGGTTGCGGAAACAAAATGTTGCGATGGATCGCGCGATGCGCGGTCGGCGTGAGAAATTGCAAGGTGACGCGCGAATCGAGACGCGCGTCCGACGCGAACCAGTGATCCACGAGCGCGCGCGGATCGCGCGTGGCTGCCCAGGGATGCGCGGCGCGATCGGTGATGGGCGCGCCGGTTGTGAAACGCGCGTTGCCCAGCCGAATTTCGCGCGGGACGCGCAGCGTAGGGAGCACATTTTCGGCGAGCGTTTGTGCGAGACGCGGTTCGAAGGCGGTGAAGCGGAGAAACCTCACCCCACTCCCCCCAACCCCCTCTCTCCTCTCCTGATACTTTGAATCAGGAGAGGAGAGAGGGAGCAGGGGGTGAGCGGTGAGGATCGAAACGGTAAAGGGTTTTTCGCCGCGCGGTTCGTGGAGCGATTCCGCAAGCGCGGGATCGGCATCGCGAACGAGACCCAGGAAGAGCGCGTGCGCTTCACGTCCGAAAAAACGATTTGTTTCCGGCGCGGGCGCGTTGGTCGGGGTGAGTGGAATAATAGCGGAGAGAAACATTTTCTGGCAGTGTGTTACGCGGGCACGCGTTCGCTCAAGATTTGCTCCAACGTGATCCATCCTTGTTTGAGCGCCAGCAACACGCGCACAAGGTGAAGTTCGAAAAGCATCGCGTCGTCGGGATAATCCGCCTGAACTTTTTGCTCAACCTGACGCAAGACCACTTGGTCCAAGCCACTGGTTTGCTTGAGATACGTCAAATCAAACATTATCGCTCCATGTCAATTTTCACCCGTAGTGTGCCGGGTGTTTTCACCCAAACTGTGCCAGTGTTTTTGAATGAATCTCTGGCTCAAATTTGAATTAGGGTCGATAGGTTACGGCGTGGTTGTTGCTGAGGCCAGCATCACCTCCTTGCCGAGTTGCTCGCGCCCGTGGGTCCGATAACTAGCGCCGGTGATGATTAACACATACGCATTGTGCGCGAGCCGATCCAAACCCGCCGAGGCCAACAGCGGGTCGGCAAACCAACCCGCCCATTCGCTCGGCGCGCGATTGCTCGTGATGAGAATCGAACCTTTCTCATAACGCTCGTTGATTACATCATACAGATCTTCGGGTCCTGGGCTCGTCAACGGTTTGAGTCCAAAGTCATCGATGACCAACAAGTCGGAACGCACATAACCCGCGAGCCGTCTATCATACGTGCCATCTGCGCGCCCCGCATGCAGATGCCGCAGCATGAGATGCGCACTGGTGAAGACAACATCCAAGTCCTGGCGACACGCCGAATGGGCAAGCGCTTGAGCCAGATGCGTTTTCCCTACGCCGGTCGGGCCACACAAGAGGACATTGCGCTTCTCGTGAATGAATTGACAGGTGGCCAAGTCATAGACCCGCTGGCGATTGATCCCAGGATTGAAGGAGAAATCAAACGTCTCCAAGGTTTTGTCGCTCGCCAGGTCCGCGCGGCGCACCCGCAAGGCTAATTGTTTTTGCGCGCGGCGCTCGACTTCGTCTTCGAGCAAGCGCTCGAGAAAGTCCGCGTAAGTCCAGTGTTCGGCCAGGGCTTGCTGGGAACGGACATCGAGCGTGTCCAAGATACCGGACAAGCGCAGGTGCTTGAGTTTGGGAATGAGGTGCTGCTTCAGTTCCACGAGGCACCTCCACTCACGACCTGGGCGAGTTCTTCCGGCGGACGCACAAAGGCCAGAGATTCGGGCGTCGGCGCGCGTAGCGAGGGCAAGGGCAAAGTGACCAGTTCAAGTCCTTCGGTCAAGATGCGTTTGAGCGTGACGAGACTCGTGTCGCCAAAGGCAAGGCCGCGCGCGCAGGCCGCTTCCAGTCGGGCCGGCGTGTATTTATCCGCCAGTTCCAGAACGCGCATGGCAGTACGTAATTTATCGACCGGACGCGATTCCAACAATTCATCGATGACCTGGGTGGTGGCCCGACCAATGTCCTGGGCTTCGGCGCGACATAACTCCCGGTTGATGGTGGCTCCCCGCACCTTGTCCGGTGGGAGATGATCGAGTTGGGTCAGCCGTTGACCGGCTTGGGTCGCTCGCGTGTGAGTGGCGATCAGTTGAAAATCCCCTGAAAACAGGCGGACTTCACGCAGTCCGGCCCGCACCCACAAGGATTGGCCGACGAACCGACACGGCGCGGAATAAAACGCTTTCTCAAACACGATATGCCCATCGCGATGGAGTTTGACTTGCTTCCACACCGCCGGGTCATACGCCGTGCGGGGCAAGGGCATCAGTGCCGGTTGTTCGGTCTGTGCAAAGCGCGTGAGCGGCACTTGGTGCGTCGTGCCGTGAATGCGCAAACCAGCTTTGCTGAGCACCCAGGCCCGCGCTTGGGTATTCGCCTCCGGCAGTGTCGTG contains the following coding sequences:
- the cas6 gene encoding CRISPR system precrRNA processing endoribonuclease RAMP protein Cas6, with translation MFLSAIIPLTPTNAPAPETNRFFGREAHALFLGLVRDADPALAESLHEPRGEKPFTVSILTAHPLLPLSSPDSKYQERREGVGGSGVRFLRFTAFEPRLAQTLAENVLPTLRVPREIRLGNARFTTGAPITDRAAHPWAATRDPRALVDHWFASDARLDSRVTLQFLTPTAHRAIHRNILFPQPAQLWGGWLRAWNAYAQPAFEDDLIMQVEQNVALSQYALKTEVVDFGEFRQAGWVGRATFTCFGKERALWRVLQLLADFAFYCGTGYKTTQGMGVTRKIETLR
- a CDS encoding ATP-binding protein, encoding MELKQHLIPKLKHLRLSGILDTLDVRSQQALAEHWTYADFLERLLEDEVERRAQKQLALRVRRADLASDKTLETFDFSFNPGINRQRVYDLATCQFIHEKRNVLLCGPTGVGKTHLAQALAHSACRQDLDVVFTSAHLMLRHLHAGRADGTYDRRLAGYVRSDLLVIDDFGLKPLTSPGPEDLYDVINERYEKGSILITSNRAPSEWAGWFADPLLASAGLDRLAHNAYVLIITGASYRTHGREQLGKEVMLASATTTP